The region CTGAGCGCGCGCAAAACCATGCTTTTTAACAATGATGTAGCCATCAGCCTCTGCAACCCATCGGAGCACGAGATGGACTACTACTATAAAAACGGGCAGGCCGACGAAGTAGTGTTTGTACACGACGGCACCGGCGATTTACTTACTCAGATGGGCCGCATCCCGTTTGGCCCCGGCGATTATCTGGTTATCCCGCGCACGGTTATCCACAAGTTCCGCTTCGATAAAAGCGAGCGGCAGGTGCGGTTGCTGGTAGTCGAGTCGTTCAGCCCGGTAGAGACGCCGCGCCGCTACCGCAACCACTTCGGCCAGCTGCTGGAGCACGCACCGTTCTGCGAGCGCGACATGCGCCCACCCGTGGAACTGATCACCGAAACCGAGAAAGGCGAGTACCTGGTGCAGGTGAAGAAGGAGGGGGAGCTGCATCAATTCTACTATAACTCCAGCCCGTTTGACGCCGTGGGCTGGGATGGCTACTTTTACCCCTATGCCTTTAACATCAAGGATTTTGAGCCGATAACAGGCCGCATTCATCAGCCGCCGCCCGTGCACCAGAACTTTGAGGCGCACAACTTCGTGATCTGCTCCTTTGTGCCGCGTCTCTTCGACTACCACCCGCTGTCCATCCCGGCGCCCTACAACCACTCCAACGTAGACTCCGACGAGGTGCTCTACTATGTGGAGGGCAACTTTATGAGCCGCAAGGGCGTGGACCGTGGGTCGTTCACCATTCACCCCGGCGGCATCCCGCACGGCCCGCACCCCGGCACGGTGGAGGCAAGTATAGGCAAGAAGGAAACAGAGGAGTATGCCGTGATGATCGACACCTTTAAGCCGCTGCACCTGACCGTGGACGCGCTGCCCTACTTGGACGAAAAGTACCCGATGAGCTGGAACGAAGACAGCGACGGCAAAGTGCGCAAAGGCGATATGTTTGACTAAACTGCTTCATGTTTTGTAACTTGCGGCGGGTAAGGCGGGCTTCGGGCTCCGACTTACCCGCCGCAAGTGTTTTAAAACCCTTTATTTTACATGACATTGATGAAAAGAATGATGCTGATGGTCGTGCTGCTGCTTGCCGTAGTAGCCAGTGCCTGCGAGAAGATCGATGATCTGCTTACTTTTTACATCGAAGAAGAAGAGACTTTTACCATTGAGTCTGGATTTCCTTTGGGGGCGCTTATTCCGGCTACGCCGTTTACCATCACCACAAACTCAGAGGAAACGTTTAAAAACAATAAGACCCGTGCCGAGCTGGTAAAGAATGTAAGCCTGAACAGGTTAGAGCTGACCATAGCGGCACCTAAAAACCAGAACTTTGACTTCCTGAAGCGCATCGAACTGTACATTTCCAGCGAAAAGCAGCCGGAGGTGAAAATTGCCTACCTCGACGAGGTGCCGGCAGGAAGTAATGTGCTGAAGCTGAAATCGACCAATGCCAAGCTCGACGAATACATCAAAGGGGACAATTATACTATCCGGACCAAGGCCGAGATCTCGAAGCCGGTAACGGAAGACATTACCATTAAAGCTGATATGCGATTTAAAGTAACCGCAGATCCTTTATAAGATGCATACAATACAAATGAGAATTTCAGAGGATAACAAGTTAGAAAAGATCATCATTGTAGGTGACCGCGTGCTGATAAAGCCGAAAATGGCCAGCGACCAGACCAAGAGCGGCCTGTACTTGCCGCCGGGCGTGCAGGCAAAGGAGAAGGTGCAGGAGGGCTATATCATGCGGGTTGGTCCCGGCTACCCGATCCCCGCCGACTTTGGCTACGATGAGGATACGTGGGGGCAGGAGGAGGAAGAGGTGCGCTACATCCCGCTTCAGGCGAAAGAGGGCGACCTGGCCATCTACCTGCAGCGCGACGCCATCGAGATCAACTACCTCGGCGAGAAATACTTTATCGTGCCACAGTCGGCCGTGCTGATGCTGGTGCGGGAGGAGGACCTGTAACCCGTATTTGAAGGGGGAGTTTATACTCCGCTGAAGTATACTTGCCTCAAGGTTATACTTTAAAACACGAAGCCCGGGCTTTCTTAGCTCGGGCTTCGTCTGTTTCATACTTGTTGTGTGAACGTCTTCGCTTGTGTCCTGCTATTTCCTGGCCCTCCCCAGGCCAGTTGAGTCAGAGACTCAACAATACAGCAAGTCACGAGTCTGGAGACTCGCGCCAGGAAGCCTATTGACAAATTTTCCTCCTCGGTGCAGTGCCTTTTCATCCCCTAATTGCTGGCGCGGGTTTGCAACCCGTGCCTTGTTATGAGGTCGGATTTGTAATCCGACTGGGCCGCAGGCCCAACGACAGCCGGTCATGAGTGTGGACGCCCGCGCTATAATAGCGTGTTTACCAGAATGAAACAATCCTGCTTAATCGATAGGGTAACGGCAGCCTAATCGGACCTAGTTTACTTCACTACTCCAGCGGTTTCGTCAAATCAAAATCTGCCTGGAAGCGGAGCTGGTTGTCGCGCTTGAGGATGTAGCTGAACGTTTTGCCGTCGGGGCTGAGGGCGAGCGTCCACTCGTTGGTAGCGGCGGCCGGCAGGAGCTCTGCCGTAAAAGCATCCGCCGGGAAGCGCTGTTCCGCTTCTGTGGGTGCGGTAGAAGCTATGCCGCCATACATGGTAACCTCGTCCGGGGTGCCGTCTTCATGGCGGTGGTCGTGCTTCAGTTGCAGTCCTTCGGCCGTTTTGCTGATCACCCAAGTTCTGGATTTATCCTCGCCCACCCAAAACGGAATGCGGAGGGTGGAGTCGGAGCAGGTCTGCACGATCATGGTAAGGGGCGCACCGGCAAAGGGATCCTTGCCATCGGCCGGGAAGATCACCTTTCCGCTGAACGATTGGCCGCAAAGGCTGCCCATACTTTGGTAGAACGACTGCTGCGGTATGTCGGATTGGTGCTGCGGCCTAGTGCAGGCTGCTATCCACAGCAGACAAATAAGTAAAGAGAGGTGCTTCATGTAAGCAAAGTATAAAATAAATCTCTATATGGCTATATTTATACTTTGATATAGCCTACAAATGATTAAAATTGCTGTTTCTTACGGACCAGCAGGCGTGGTGACAGGACAAAACCTTACTAGAGCGGGGCAGCCGGTGCGGTTATAACGGCAGTGCACAGCAGAGCAGCGGGAGGAGAGTCTTAGAATTGAACTTTGCTAAAATATAAGTTTACCTGAAAGCAACGTCTGTTGCTGCTTCACCATCTTTTAAGAAAGATTGCTTAGCTAAACCAGATCTGTCCTACATCACCAAACTATGAAGCTAAAGTTACTGCTGTCTCTTGCATCGTTCATACTTTACTTAACCTGTAGTGCCCAGGAGCAGAAGCAGGGGCAAAAGAAGTATAACTATCCTCAAAAAACCTTGCAGGCGCTTCGCGTGGACCAAACGCTGAAAATAGACGGCGTGCTGGACGAGCCAGTGTGGCAGCAGGCAGATATCGCCACGCAGTTCATCAAAAACAGGCCCAACCCAGGGCCCCTGGAGAAACACCCGACCGAGGTGCGCATCCTCTACGACGATGCCGCCATCTATGTAGGGGCCGTCATGCACGACGTGTCGCAGGATTCTATCTTCCAGGAGCTGGGCCGCCGCGATGACCTGGGCAACACAGACTTTTTCGGTATTTTTCTCGATACCTATCTGGATGAAATAAATGGCTTTGGCTTTCTGCTGACGCCAGCCGGCGTACAGCTCGATGCCCGCTACTCTTCCAACGGCGAAGACTGGAGCTGGAATGCGGTGTGGGAGAGTAGCACCAAGCTGAACGAAACGAGCTGGGTTGCCGAGATGAAAATTCCATACTCCGCCATCCGCTTTAGCAGCAAGCCTGTGCAGGTATGGGGGCTAAATTTCATGCGCAACCGGCAGTCGACGCGCGAGGGTTACTTCTGGAATTACGTAGACCCAGCCAAAGACGGCTTTGCCAACCAATGGGGCCGGCTGGAGGGGCTGCGCAACATTGAGGCCCCGCTGCGCCTGTCGTTCACGCCATACGTTTCGGCCTATATGGAGCGCTACCCCGTGGCACAGGAAAAGCCCGGAGCGTCTTCGCATGCCCACAACTTCAACTTTGGTGGCGGCATGGACCTGAAGTACGGCATAAGCGACGCCTTTACGCTGGACATGACGCTGGTGCCGGATTTCAGCCAGGTGCAGTCTGATAACCGCGTGCTGAACCTATCGCCGTTTGAGCAGCAGTTCAGCGAGAACAGGCCGTTTTTTCTGGAAGGGACGGAGCTGTTTAACAAAGGCGATTTTTTCTACTCCCGCCGTATCGGGGGCAGGCCCGTTAACTCCGGGGTTATTTACGACGATGCCTACAGTGCGTATGAGGTAGTAGAGAGTCCAAGCGAAACCAAGATGATCAATGGCACCAAGATTTCCGGCCGCACGGAGTCTGGTTTGGGCATCGGAATCTTTAATGCGGTGGTAGGGGAGCAATACGCCGAGCTGGTAGACAAAGAAGGGAACCGGATAAAACTGAAGACGCAGCCGCTCACCAACTACAACATCGCCGTTTTCGATCAGTCGCTTAAAAACAACTCCTATGTTACGCTGGTGAACACGAACGTGATGCGCCAAGGCTCCACCTACGATGCCAACCTGACGGGCCTACTCTTCAGGATAGCCAACAAAGGAAACAAGTACGCCATTGACGGCAAGGGCGCCCTGAGCCAGCAGTTTCACCCGGACGACACGGAACGGGGCTACATGTACCGGGTGGGGGCGGGTAAAGTGAGCGGTAATTTTCAGTTCAACGCATCGCATGTGCTGTACTCAGACAAGTATAACCCAAATGACCTGGGCATCCTGTTCACGAACAATTCATCGGCGCAGGAAGTTAGCTTCTCCTATAACTTCTACGACCCTTTCTGGAAGCTGCTGAACCTGTATACTACCGTAGGGGCTTTGTATGAGCGGCGCTTTCAGCCCAACAAGTTTCAGAACTTCGTTGTCTACAGCAACGTGAACGGCACCTTCAAGAACTTCACAAGCGCGGGGCTGCAAATCAACCTGGAGCCCATCGTGACTTACGACTTCTTTGAGCCTCGCCTGAACGGAAGGGTGTATGCTTTTCCGGTAAACTATACCGTTGGCGGTTGGATGTCTACAGATTACCGCAAGCGTTTTGCCCTGGACCTCGAAATGACCTACCGCACGTTTGACGAGCACCAGCGCCGTAACTTCAGCTATGGCATCTCGCCGCGTTTTAGAGTGAGCAATCAGCTTAGCTTTACCTATAGCTTTGAGTCAGGCAACAGGTATGATGACATGGGGTTCGTAAACATTGTCCGATATAAAGACGATAAGGGAAGCGAGTGGAAAGATCCGGATGTGGTTTTTGGCTTACGCGAGGTGCGATCGATCTACAACAGCCTCTCGGGTAGCTATGTCTTTAATAACCGGATGTCGCTGGGCTTGCGGGTGTGGCATAACTGGAGCAAAGTAAACCACGACCGCTACTTTAAGTTACTCCAAAACGGTGCACTGGAGCCGTATCAGTATACACCGGAAAAATCGCCGGATGTGAACTATAATTCCTTTAACCTGGATATGGTGTACTCCTGGTGGTTTGCTCCGGGCAGCGAGATTAGCATTGTCTGGAAAAACGCCTTTGAGGAGCAGGTAAACCTGGTAGAACCGTACTACTTCAACAACTTCTCCCATACCCTCCGCTCCCCGCAGAGCAGTATTTTTTCAGTTAAAGTACTCTATTATTTAGACTACCTGACGCTGAAGCGGAAGCTTGCAAAATCATAGCTTAACATACATAAAGAGAGGCGGCACTTGTTGCTGCCGCCTCTCTTTATATTTAAATAACTACTTCCGGATCATAATCTTACGGGTATACACCTGCTCGCCGTGCAGCAGGCGTACAATATAGAGGCCGTTGGCGTGCTTGCTCAGGTCAAACATACCTTTGTACTGGCCGTTAATTTGCCGCACCGCCGTAGTGTAGAGCTGTTTGCCCAGCAAGTCTACCACCGTCAGCGTCAGGTTCTCAGGGGAGGAGGTCTCTACCGTAAAGCTGAATTTGCCGTCCTGGCTTGGGTTCGGGAACACCATCAGCTCCGGTCCCACGTTACGCTCCGCGCTTTGCACCTCATACCTGTAGGCAAGCGACATCTCCGACACGCAACCGTCTGTAAAAGCAATCACGCTGTACTGGCCGTTCAGCGTCGGGGTGAGGCGCTGGCCGGTAGCGCCCTCCAGCGGCGCGCCATCCAGGTACCACTGGTTGCCCACCGGCAGGCTCGAGACAAGTTCTTTGCCCTCACGCGTTACCTTAGGCTGATCGAGCGGAGTACCTTCCTTTAGCGCTACGGCCACACGCGGGCTCGGGCAGCCGAGGGCGCGCACCTTCAGGTCGTAGAAGTAATAGTAGTAGCTCGCCCACTCCGAGGTGGCGGTGTTGCCGCTGATGGTAAACACATTCTCTACCCCAAACGGGTAACCTTTTACGCCCTTGTTGTTGCGGTAGATGGTAGCGCTATCTTCATAAGAAATGGCGATGTTATACATGCCGGCGCGCGGCAGCTCCAGCCCCAGGTAGTAGAGCTGCCCCTGATCGTTGGGGTCGTCGGGCTGTACCAGTTCTTTTGTTGCTGGTGTGGAGCGGGTGGCGGTAACCCTGAGGACGCGCGAAGAGACCGGAGCGCCGTTCATATCATACACTGTAAACGTGATCTTGCCGCTGTGGCCAATGTATAACCGCGCCTGCTCCAGCACCACCGGGGCCTCTGTCGTTACCTGCACATCAGGCGAAAACTGGTTATAGCCACCTCCCGGAAATTGGTTTTTATCTTTAGGTCCAACAGTGGCCGAGAACTCATCGAAGGCGGCGAAGAGGGTATTGCCTGCCGCCGAAGCCTGCACCCGCGCCTGGTTGCCTGCCGCCACCGGCGTGGTGCTGGTAGGGGAGGTGTACCAGAAAGGCGTACCGCCGCCCTCGGCCGACAACGTATAAACCGGGCTGTCGCCGCACCGGAAAGCCGAGGCAGCTACAGGTGTGGCCGCCTCGCCGGCAACCGTAAACGTATACCCGCGCTGGTTGTTGCCCTCCACGGCATCCGAGGCCAGCCCCGATTGCGCCACCAACTCATAGGTAGCACCTGCCTCCGTGGCAAAGGATCTGTCTACAAGCAGCTCCGCCTGTGCAAAGGGGGGCAGCTCCTTGTCAAAAGTGCCGGTCAGCGTTGTCAGCTCCTGTCCGTTCTTCAGCACTTTTATACTTACCGGGATGTTCTGCTGCGCTGCGGTGCCATAGTTCCGGATGGTGATCATCGCGGCCTGCTCCGGCGAGGCACACAGCGCACTGCCCCCAACAGGATGCACAGCGGCTATACTTACATCGCGCTGTGGTCTCACGAACTGGATGAGGTAATCCTGGGTTTCGCCGCGGCCATAGCTGCTGCAGGCATTTACAGCGGAGGCATCGGTGGATTCCTGCACCACCACACGCATCCGTACCTTGTTGCCCGCTACCAGGGTACCCGGTGCCTGTATAGTGGCCGCAAAAGTGCCATTGCCATTGATCATCTCAGATGTAGCGGCCACCTCGCCGGGGTCCGCAAAACTGCCGTTGCCGTTCCAGTCGATGTATACCTTGGCTATACTGACGGCGGGCGTGCCGCAGCTGCCCAGTTCCAGCTTCAGCTGCTTTGCCTGGCTTGGCTCCATGGTAAACACTGTGGAGGTGAGGTCGCGGTACGTGGTGCAGTCATCCTTCTGATTTATACTTTGAGTCCCGAAGGTAAGCTTGCTGATGCGGGCCCCCTGGTTAGAGGTTGGGGCGCTGGCGCAGGCCGCCGTGCCTCCCACACCACTTACCAGCAGCGCGTATGCCTGCGGGCCTTCCT is a window of Pontibacter kalidii DNA encoding:
- a CDS encoding homogentisate 1,2-dioxygenase codes for the protein MPFYYKLGEIPHKRHTQFRQPDGSLYAEQLVGTLGFSGVSSLLYHINPPTQISRLGEPRTYAPKRAEGVKLAPQHLRTVEVNATGPDYLSARKTMLFNNDVAISLCNPSEHEMDYYYKNGQADEVVFVHDGTGDLLTQMGRIPFGPGDYLVIPRTVIHKFRFDKSERQVRLLVVESFSPVETPRRYRNHFGQLLEHAPFCERDMRPPVELITETEKGEYLVQVKKEGELHQFYYNSSPFDAVGWDGYFYPYAFNIKDFEPITGRIHQPPPVHQNFEAHNFVICSFVPRLFDYHPLSIPAPYNHSNVDSDEVLYYVEGNFMSRKGVDRGSFTIHPGGIPHGPHPGTVEASIGKKETEEYAVMIDTFKPLHLTVDALPYLDEKYPMSWNEDSDGKVRKGDMFD
- a CDS encoding co-chaperone GroES, producing the protein MRISEDNKLEKIIIVGDRVLIKPKMASDQTKSGLYLPPGVQAKEKVQEGYIMRVGPGYPIPADFGYDEDTWGQEEEEVRYIPLQAKEGDLAIYLQRDAIEINYLGEKYFIVPQSAVLMLVREEDL
- a CDS encoding DUF5916 domain-containing protein, producing the protein MKLKLLLSLASFILYLTCSAQEQKQGQKKYNYPQKTLQALRVDQTLKIDGVLDEPVWQQADIATQFIKNRPNPGPLEKHPTEVRILYDDAAIYVGAVMHDVSQDSIFQELGRRDDLGNTDFFGIFLDTYLDEINGFGFLLTPAGVQLDARYSSNGEDWSWNAVWESSTKLNETSWVAEMKIPYSAIRFSSKPVQVWGLNFMRNRQSTREGYFWNYVDPAKDGFANQWGRLEGLRNIEAPLRLSFTPYVSAYMERYPVAQEKPGASSHAHNFNFGGGMDLKYGISDAFTLDMTLVPDFSQVQSDNRVLNLSPFEQQFSENRPFFLEGTELFNKGDFFYSRRIGGRPVNSGVIYDDAYSAYEVVESPSETKMINGTKISGRTESGLGIGIFNAVVGEQYAELVDKEGNRIKLKTQPLTNYNIAVFDQSLKNNSYVTLVNTNVMRQGSTYDANLTGLLFRIANKGNKYAIDGKGALSQQFHPDDTERGYMYRVGAGKVSGNFQFNASHVLYSDKYNPNDLGILFTNNSSAQEVSFSYNFYDPFWKLLNLYTTVGALYERRFQPNKFQNFVVYSNVNGTFKNFTSAGLQINLEPIVTYDFFEPRLNGRVYAFPVNYTVGGWMSTDYRKRFALDLEMTYRTFDEHQRRNFSYGISPRFRVSNQLSFTYSFESGNRYDDMGFVNIVRYKDDKGSEWKDPDVVFGLREVRSIYNSLSGSYVFNNRMSLGLRVWHNWSKVNHDRYFKLLQNGALEPYQYTPEKSPDVNYNSFNLDMVYSWWFAPGSEISIVWKNAFEEQVNLVEPYYFNNFSHTLRSPQSSIFSVKVLYYLDYLTLKRKLAKS
- a CDS encoding S8 family serine peptidase, with translation MRGLSLWLVTLGLFTGTTAFAQRGLTPDRTNTQELQRIASAAEKNYQASRGKALALAEKYGWVIEKQYKDGTVISLQGLDETGMPVYYITYNNTSSASTTRVDQLWAGGSLGLSLSGSSSNLTNKLAIWDGGRVRASHQELTGRVIQKDNPTKESEHASHVAGTMIASGINPLAKGMAYGYKSLLAYDFNGDNAEMAEAAKDLLLSNHSYGSLAGWRYNSERKGTDEDPYWEWWGNTSVSKEEDFTFGYYNSEAATWDEIAFNAPYYLIVKSAGNNRQENGPKVGEPYFQRNSNGTFELVKSRPAGISSNDAYDVISTSGTAKNILTVGAIRAVTDGYNQPLDVKMAAFSSWGPTDDGRIKPDVVANGIDVLSTYSSNDRSYQAQSGTSMASPNVSGTLLLLQEHYANVNPGKFMRAATLKGLAIHTADEAGATAGPDYRYGWGLVNAELAAKVISNTNGTHLLEERALKQSETQTLEVTASGNGPLKITISWTDPKGTVTAAGTKALNNRTPRLVNDLDVRVSGNGKDYLPWTLDPAAPEAAATPGDNVVDNVEQILISDAVPGKKYTITIKHKGTLKEGPQAYALLVSGVGGTAACASAPTSNQGARISKLTFGTQSINQKDDCTTYRDLTSTVFTMEPSQAKQLKLELGSCGTPAVSIAKVYIDWNGNGSFADPGEVAATSEMINGNGTFAATIQAPGTLVAGNKVRMRVVVQESTDASAVNACSSYGRGETQDYLIQFVRPQRDVSIAAVHPVGGSALCASPEQAAMITIRNYGTAAQQNIPVSIKVLKNGQELTTLTGTFDKELPPFAQAELLVDRSFATEAGATYELVAQSGLASDAVEGNNQRGYTFTVAGEAATPVAASAFRCGDSPVYTLSAEGGGTPFWYTSPTSTTPVAAGNQARVQASAAGNTLFAAFDEFSATVGPKDKNQFPGGGYNQFSPDVQVTTEAPVVLEQARLYIGHSGKITFTVYDMNGAPVSSRVLRVTATRSTPATKELVQPDDPNDQGQLYYLGLELPRAGMYNIAISYEDSATIYRNNKGVKGYPFGVENVFTISGNTATSEWASYYYYFYDLKVRALGCPSPRVAVALKEGTPLDQPKVTREGKELVSSLPVGNQWYLDGAPLEGATGQRLTPTLNGQYSVIAFTDGCVSEMSLAYRYEVQSAERNVGPELMVFPNPSQDGKFSFTVETSSPENLTLTVVDLLGKQLYTTAVRQINGQYKGMFDLSKHANGLYIVRLLHGEQVYTRKIMIRK